The Erythrobacter sp. HL-111 DNA segment GAAGACCGCCGCGACGATCACCTCCGATGACGAGGTGCTGCTGGAGGAACTCTACAGCCTCGCCAAGCGGCTCGAAGACCGCATGGACACGGTCGAGCGCCTCGTCGCTTCCGACGACCCGTCCTTCACCCCGGTCCGCCGCCTGCGCGCCGACCAGGAGGCAGACAACCAGCAACTGCGCGAACTCGACCGCATGATGGCCGAGAAGAAAGGAACCCGCCCGTGAACAGCCCCCGCACCAAGCTTTATCGCGACAAGCACAATGCCAAGCTGATGGGCGTGTGTTCGGGCCTTGCCGACTATACCGGGATCGACACGGTCTGGTGGCGCCTTGGGCTCGTGGTCCTCTCACTCACGCTCGGCTGGCCGATCCTCGCCTATTTCCTCGCCGGCTTCCTCCTGAACAAGAAGCCGCCGCATCTCTACCGCGACGAGAGCGAGCGGAAATACTGGCAGCGCGTGCGCCAGAGCCCGCACCGCACCGCGCGCGAAATCCGCGCCCAGTTCCGCGACATCGACCGCCGGCTCGCCAATGTCGAGGCGCACTATGTGAGCAGCAATCCGCGGCTCACCGCCGAGATCGAGCGTCTGCGCTGAACCCGGCCGCATCCTTCGGAAAAGGGGAGCCGAACGTGATTGAATATCTTGCACTTCTCATCCCGGTCATCGGCGTGTCGATCCCGGTCGTCGCCATCTGGACGAAGCACCAGCAGAAGATGGCCGAAATCAGCAGCGAGGCGACCGCCGCCCAGACCGCCGAGAAGGCCGCGCAATACGCTGCCCAGGTCCAGCGGCTCGAGGACCGGGTCCAGGTGCTCGAACGCATCGTCACCGACCGCGGCTATGACGTGGCGACCCAGATCGAGGCGCTGCGCGACACGCGCCAGGTCGAAGAGAGGAACAGCGGCGTGCCGCTCGAATTCGCAGCGAAGGAGACCCGCTGATGCTCGATGCCGTGACCACCGAGGCGATCGTCGCCATCGCCCTTGCCGGAACCGCCGGCTGGGTCTTCACCACCTGGCTGCGCGTCAAGAACGGCTACCCGCTCGAAGGAACGTGGGGCCAGCAATTGAAGCCCGTCACCGACAGCGAGGCCAAGCGCCGCGTCACCCTGCTGACGCAGGAGAACGCCGAACTGCGCGCCGAGATCGGGTCGATGAAGGACCGGCTTGCCACGGTCGAGCGGATCGTCACCGACCGCGGCTACCACCTCTCGAGCGAGATCGAGAGCCTGCGCTCCGGAGCGCTCGAAAATCGCAAGGACGAGGGGACCGCTTGATGAGCTGGGTCAGCATCCTGGCGGTCGTCTTCCTCATCCTGTGGCTGCGCGAGCGCAATATCGGCAGGCGTCTGAGACAGGAAAACGAGGAAATGCAGCGCGCGCTCGGCCCGATGGTCGAGGTCGCCCCGGACCGCCCGGCCCAGTCCCGCCCCGACGCGATCGACAACCGCGAACTCGAGGAACTGCGCGAGCGCATCCAGGTGCTCGAACGCATCGCCACCGACAACAACAGTTCCGAGGCCTCGCGCGCCCGCGCCATCGCCGCGGAGATCGAAAGCCTGCGCGGCGACATCGCCGACCGCCGCGCGGGCCGCAACACGGAGGACATGGACAGGTGATGGACCCCGTTATCGTGATCGCTGCGAGCTGCCTGGTGGGGCTCGCCGTCGTCGCCTTCGCCTTGCTGCGCGCATGGCACGAATGGCTCGACTACAAGCGCCAGGAGCTCGAGCGGGCCCGCAATGCCGCGCGCGTCTCGATCGACACGCCCGAGGACGGCCATGGGCTGGACCAGCGCGGTTCGGGCACGGCACGGATCGAACTCGCCGACCTGCGCGAACGGATCAGGAAGCTCGAGGCGATCGCGAACGGCGTGGAGCTGTAACGCCAGCGATCGGCCTGCCGCTTTCGGATCGCGCGGACGGGGCGGCGCGCAAAACGGGAATGGCCGGGGTGGACAGATACGCCAGCGCCACTAAATCCGCAGCAATGCGATCCCTCGACGACATCCTCGAAGAATACGAATTTCTCGAAGGCGACGAACGTTACAGCCTCCTGATCGAGCTGGGCCGCGAACTCGAAGCCATGCCCAACGCGCTCAAGACCGATGCGACGCTGGTGCGCGGCTGCTCGGCCGCGGTGTGGGTCTATCCGACCGAAGGCGCGGAGCCGGGCCGGCTCCATTTCCTCGCCGACAGCAACGCCGCGATCACCAAGGGCATCGTCGCGCTCGTCATTGCCGCGGTGCAGGACAAGCCCGCAAGCGAGGTTGCCGGGATGGACGTGACCGCCGCCCTCGCCCCCTTCGACCTCAGGAACCAGCTTTCGAGCAACCGCACGCAAGGGGTGCCGAACATGATCGCGCTGGTGAAGGAACACGCCGCGCGGCTCGCCGCCGCCTGACGCGATGCGCCCGCTCTACCTTGCGGCGGGCCTGCTTTCGGCCGGCCTCGGCGCGGCGGGCGCGGTGCTGCCGCTGCTGCCGACGGTGCCGTTCCTGCTGCTGGCCGCCTTCTGCTTCGCGCGCAGCAACCCCGCGTGGGAACGGCGCATCCTCGACCATCCCACATGGGGACCGCAGATCATGGACTGGCGCGAGCGGCGCGCGATCGCCCGCCGCGCCAAGGTCGCCGCGATCGCCACCCTGGTCGCGGGCATTGCCTTCACCTGGGCGACGCTCGGCTTTCCGTGGGTGTGGTTTTCGGTCGGGGCGCTGGTGCTGATCGGCGGCTGGATCGCCACGCGCAACGAATAGCGCGTGGCGAAGAGGCTTCAGGCCGCCCCGCGATCGGGCGCCCGGCTTTCACGGACCACCGCGATGCCCGCTTCCTTCTGCCGCTTGAGTTCGGCCTTGAGCACCTGCGGGTCGCGCGCGAAGACGAAGCCGAAGCTCACCCCGCCGTCCTTGCCGACCGTCGCGTGATGGAGCTTGTGCGCCTGCACCAGCCGCTTGGCATAGCCCTTCTTGGGCACCCACTTGAAATAGCGCTGGTGGACGAGCCCGTCGTGGACCAGCGTGTAGATGAGGCCGTAGAGCGTGATGCCGACCGCGAACCACCACAGCGCATCCCAGTAGAGCGCGCCGTAGATGTACATCGCGGCGTTGATCGTGCCGAAGACGACCGCGAACAGGTCGTTCTTTTCAAGGACATTGGTGTGCGGTTCATGATGGTCGCGGTGCCACGCCCAGCCCCAGCCGTGCATGATGTACTTGTGCGCGTACCACGCGAAAAGCTCCATGCCGATCAGTGCGGCAAGGACGGTGAGGCCCGCTTCGAGCCAGGTCATGAATGCGCTCCTTTTCCCACGCCCGCCCGGCGCGCGCCCGGCAGGGCCCACCACGGCACGTCGGGCCTGCGATGGTGTTCGAGATGATAGCCGAAGTGGAAACAGGTGGCCAGCGATGCGAGCGTCCCGAACTGGTCGCTGCGGGTGTTGTGACGATCGGCGAAGGGTTTGTTTTCAGCGTGGTAATGCGGGCGGTAGGTGCCGAAATAGAACAGCTGGAGCGAGGATAGCAGCGCAGGCGCGCCGTAGAGCACGAAGATCTGGAGGAAGGGAATGTCGAGCACCAGCCAGTAGATCCCGACCACGGTGTGCACGAAGACGAGGCTCTGCCAGCCGAAATAGCGCTTGAAGAAGGTCGCGTACCACTTGAAGAAGTCGGACGGATTGCGCTCGTCGAAATCGGGATCGCCCGCGCGCCCCGACAGCTTGTGATGGGTGAAATGGGCGTCGCGCAGCTTTCTCCAGGCGAATCCGGCATAGAGGAACAGCAGCACCGTGCCGATCGCCGCGTTGACGCGCGGCTGTCCGGGAACGAGGCTGCCGTGCATCGCGTCGTGGCAGACGATGAAGACCCCGACCGAAAGCCAGCATTGCAGCGCCGCCAGCGCCAGCGCGACCGGCCAGGTTTCCCAAGTCAGCTCAAAGACATACATCCCGTAGGCGTGAATCGCGAGCCATCCGCCCGCGATCATCGCGCCGAAGGCGAGGCCGATGACCCCCTGCCAAATGCGTCCGGGAAGGGTGAAACTGCGCGTCGTCACGCCTGAACTACGCAGGAAAGCATCATCGGGATGATGTAAACCCGCGCTCGCCGAAGCGCAATTGCATCCTCGCAAAAGGGTATTGCGCGTGGACATGGGCGGGGGTGCGGTGCCTTGCGGCGCAGATCAGCCCGCTTCGCGCTGGTCCTGGGACCGGTCGCCGTCGGGGAAGAAGAGTTCGTGCAGGTGGTCGCCGATCCGCGCCGGGCGCAGCGTCTTCGCATCGATGCAGCACCAGCTCGACTTGACTTCGGCCAGCACGTCCTCGCCGCGATGAATCACGGTGTGATAGAAGGCCCGCGCGCCGTTGTAGCGTTCGAGCACGGTCTTGGCGATCACGCGGTCGTCGAGAAAGGCGGGCTTGCGGTAGGTGATCTCGTGCTTGAGCGCGACCCACGCCTTGCTGGCGATATCTTCCGCCGGGGCGAGCTTGTTCCAGTGCGCGAGCACCGCGTCCTGCACCCAATTGAGATAGCGCGCGTTGTTGACGTGCCCCATGAAGTCGATATCCGCGGGCTCGACCGTGATCGGATGGGAATGAGGCCTTGCTGACATGCCTGTGAATTAACCGATCCCGGATTTCGTTTCCATGACAAAATGCCCCGGGGCCAACCGCGATCTTGCACGCCCCGCCGCTTCCTCGCTAATCGCTGCCAACCGCAAGCAGGAAATCGAGCAATGGATGACACCGCCACCGGGCCGCGCACGCTCTACGACAAGATCTGGGACGCGCATCTCGTCGAAAGCCGCGAGGACGGGACCGACATCCTCTACATCGACCGCCATCTCGTCCACGAGGTGACGAGCCCGCAGGCCTTCGAGGCGCTGCGAATGGCGGGGCGCGCGGTGCGCCGGCCCGAACTGACCCTGGCCGTGCCGGACCACAACCTGCCGACCACCGCGCGGCGCGATGCGGCGGGCGGGCGCATCCCCATCGCCGATCCCCAGAGCGCGGCGCAGCTCGAGGCGCTCGAACGCAACGCGCCGGAATTCGGCATCCGCTATATCGGCGATGCGGACGCGGAACAGGGCATCGTCCATGTCGTCGGGCCGGAACAGGGCTTTTCCCTGCCGGGCGCGACCATCGTGTGCGGGGATTCGCACACCTCGAGCCACGGGGGCCTCGGCGCCCTCGCCTTCGGGATCGGAACCAGCGAGGTCGAGCACGTGCTCGCGACGCAGACGCTGCAATTGAAGCGTTCGAAATCGATGGAGGTCCGCGTCGAGGGCGAACTCGCGCCCGGCGTGACGGCAAAGGACGTGGTGCTCCACATCATCGGCCGGATCGGCGCGGCGGGCGGAACGGGCCACGTGATCGAATACCGCGGCAGCGTGTTCGAGGCGATGAGCGTCGAACAGCGCCTGACCGTGTGCAACATGAGCATCGAGGCGGGTGCGCGCGCCGGGCTGATCGCGCCGGACGACACCGTGTTCGCCTATCTCGAAGGCCGCCCCATGGCTCCGAAGGGCGCGGACTGGGACGCGGCGCTCGCCTTCTGGCGCACGCT contains these protein-coding regions:
- the pspB gene encoding envelope stress response membrane protein PspB; protein product: MEDILVPIFVVGVLFVGLPWVILHYVTKWKTAATITSDDEVLLEELYSLAKRLEDRMDTVERLVASDDPSFTPVRRLRADQEADNQQLRELDRMMAEKKGTRP
- the pspC gene encoding envelope stress response membrane protein PspC; translation: MNSPRTKLYRDKHNAKLMGVCSGLADYTGIDTVWWRLGLVVLSLTLGWPILAYFLAGFLLNKKPPHLYRDESERKYWQRVRQSPHRTAREIRAQFRDIDRRLANVEAHYVSSNPRLTAEIERLR
- a CDS encoding SufE family protein, whose amino-acid sequence is MRSLDDILEEYEFLEGDERYSLLIELGRELEAMPNALKTDATLVRGCSAAVWVYPTEGAEPGRLHFLADSNAAITKGIVALVIAAVQDKPASEVAGMDVTAALAPFDLRNQLSSNRTQGVPNMIALVKEHAARLAAA
- a CDS encoding YbaN family protein, giving the protein MRPLYLAAGLLSAGLGAAGAVLPLLPTVPFLLLAAFCFARSNPAWERRILDHPTWGPQIMDWRERRAIARRAKVAAIATLVAGIAFTWATLGFPWVWFSVGALVLIGGWIATRNE
- a CDS encoding sterol desaturase family protein; the protein is MTWLEAGLTVLAALIGMELFAWYAHKYIMHGWGWAWHRDHHEPHTNVLEKNDLFAVVFGTINAAMYIYGALYWDALWWFAVGITLYGLIYTLVHDGLVHQRYFKWVPKKGYAKRLVQAHKLHHATVGKDGGVSFGFVFARDPQVLKAELKRQKEAGIAVVRESRAPDRGAA
- a CDS encoding fatty acid desaturase, whose protein sequence is MTTRSFTLPGRIWQGVIGLAFGAMIAGGWLAIHAYGMYVFELTWETWPVALALAALQCWLSVGVFIVCHDAMHGSLVPGQPRVNAAIGTVLLFLYAGFAWRKLRDAHFTHHKLSGRAGDPDFDERNPSDFFKWYATFFKRYFGWQSLVFVHTVVGIYWLVLDIPFLQIFVLYGAPALLSSLQLFYFGTYRPHYHAENKPFADRHNTRSDQFGTLASLATCFHFGYHLEHHRRPDVPWWALPGARRAGVGKGAHS
- a CDS encoding thioesterase family protein, which gives rise to MSARPHSHPITVEPADIDFMGHVNNARYLNWVQDAVLAHWNKLAPAEDIASKAWVALKHEITYRKPAFLDDRVIAKTVLERYNGARAFYHTVIHRGEDVLAEVKSSWCCIDAKTLRPARIGDHLHELFFPDGDRSQDQREAG
- the leuC gene encoding 3-isopropylmalate dehydratase large subunit, which gives rise to MDDTATGPRTLYDKIWDAHLVESREDGTDILYIDRHLVHEVTSPQAFEALRMAGRAVRRPELTLAVPDHNLPTTARRDAAGGRIPIADPQSAAQLEALERNAPEFGIRYIGDADAEQGIVHVVGPEQGFSLPGATIVCGDSHTSSHGGLGALAFGIGTSEVEHVLATQTLQLKRSKSMEVRVEGELAPGVTAKDVVLHIIGRIGAAGGTGHVIEYRGSVFEAMSVEQRLTVCNMSIEAGARAGLIAPDDTVFAYLEGRPMAPKGADWDAALAFWRTLKTDEGAMFDKSVEIDAADIAPSVTWGTSPEDVLPITGRVPSPDSFADASKREAARRSLDYMGLEPGTPLTEVAIENVFIGSCTNSRIEDLRAAAKVLEGRRKADTVRWAIVVPGSGLVKKQAEEEGLDRIFTAAGFEWREPGCSACLGMNPDKVPAGERCASTSNRNFVGRQGPGARTHLLSPAMAAAAAVAGRLADVRDYA